In a genomic window of Hyphomonas sp.:
- a CDS encoding DUF6614 family protein — MDVYHIWFDLKPDTDEQAFAKVLPAFLDHMKQEGRIETWRMMRCKLGLRPDDVREFHIMIETRDLAQLDTAFRAAAARSGETDTLHFSANAMVTNIKFGLFRDWPDWSD, encoded by the coding sequence ATGGATGTCTATCATATCTGGTTCGATTTGAAGCCAGACACCGATGAACAGGCCTTCGCCAAGGTCTTGCCGGCCTTTCTTGACCATATGAAGCAGGAAGGCCGGATAGAGACCTGGCGCATGATGCGGTGCAAGCTGGGCCTCAGGCCGGACGATGTACGCGAATTTCACATCATGATCGAGACGCGCGACCTTGCCCAACTCGATACGGCGTTTCGTGCGGCGGCCGCGCGGTCTGGTGAGACTGATACGCTGCACTTCAGCGCCAATGCGATGGTCACCAACATCAAGTTCGGCCTGTTCCGCGATTGGCCTGACTGGTCAGATTGA
- a CDS encoding glycosyltransferase family 2 protein, translating to MPDSPALSVLIPFFNEAGNVHPVIDEVHEQLAGISFEIVCVNDCSADATEQELAEAAAKHPDTVVVLNHVERRGKSAALFTGLKSVRGQWVQLLDGDGQNDPADTARLWKEIIVPGASPRLGIIAGKRNSRNDSGFKWLQSRIANGVRRFVLQDDATDTGCGWKLIRTTAFRDLPYFASMHRFLPALIKRAGWDVQEELVNDRKRLAGESKYGFLGRLGAGIFDLIGMFWLVRRGGYGIAREWRDPRAD from the coding sequence ATGCCAGACAGTCCCGCCCTCTCCGTCCTGATCCCCTTCTTCAATGAAGCGGGCAATGTTCATCCCGTGATCGATGAGGTGCATGAGCAGCTGGCCGGCATCAGTTTTGAAATTGTCTGCGTGAACGATTGTTCGGCCGATGCGACGGAACAGGAACTGGCTGAAGCTGCGGCGAAGCACCCGGACACGGTGGTCGTGCTCAACCATGTCGAACGCAGAGGAAAATCGGCAGCGCTGTTTACGGGCCTCAAATCCGTGCGCGGCCAATGGGTCCAGCTGCTCGATGGAGACGGCCAGAATGACCCGGCGGACACGGCCCGGCTCTGGAAAGAGATTATCGTGCCCGGTGCCTCGCCCCGGCTCGGCATCATTGCAGGCAAGCGCAACAGCCGGAACGATTCCGGCTTCAAATGGCTGCAATCGCGGATCGCAAATGGCGTGCGCCGATTTGTGCTGCAGGATGATGCGACCGATACGGGCTGTGGCTGGAAGCTGATCCGGACGACAGCCTTTCGCGACCTGCCCTATTTTGCGTCCATGCACCGGTTCCTGCCAGCCCTGATCAAGCGGGCCGGATGGGATGTACAGGAAGAATTGGTGAATGACCGGAAGCGTCTGGCCGGGGAATCGAAATATGGATTCCTCGGGCGGCTCGGTGCCGGCATCTTTGACCTGATCGGCATGTTCTGGCTGGTCCGCCGCGGTGGATACGGCATCGCCCGCGAGTGGCGAGACCCGCGGGCAGACTGA
- a CDS encoding beta/gamma crystallin-related protein: MLARLIRFGAALALPLTVVGTAAAQYETSDQPAGLMLFSGEDFRGEVREVFEPVYSLNEFYFNDRAQSVAVLSGAWELCEHSDFTGRCVFIRGDVQDLGWYGLDRELTSVRPIYEYTEAEHGLMFTRDQSGYIRYADNARYGYDDYAYGYGASTRISVYHYGYSPHYRSYGYYNPGLGHGPYGFGWTRYGANPNYGRHHRHYSTRHRPLKGHYGARNGAVTLYTDSYERGASLGLNRGISDLSRYRFNDNISSIRIRTGKWEVCEHANYRGRCQIIDASTDRLNGFRLNDNISSIRPVGDVPRGDRGDRPRDGRHDGDRGRGEGRDGRHDGDRGDRRGRHVDTVTRTAPGALAGGPVARDPVQQRRPHAAPGRPQRVDLNRPDRAQSNVRTVTPNRTQAPRPQVREVKPVETPRTLPHQQRRPMSRPRTPERVDMGSRPKALNTSRPQTRQPVRARPQETRPQRDTRPQRQARPAQPVRQKAVPTPQPRPRARPQVQRQPQRAAPQPRPQPRAQPQPRPQQRSNNMPKALRNRGGGEVHKN, encoded by the coding sequence ATGCTTGCCAGATTGATCCGCTTCGGCGCTGCCCTTGCCCTTCCGCTGACTGTAGTGGGGACAGCAGCGGCGCAATATGAGACCAGCGACCAGCCCGCCGGTCTGATGCTGTTCAGCGGTGAGGATTTCCGGGGCGAGGTGCGAGAAGTCTTCGAGCCGGTCTATTCGCTGAATGAATTCTATTTCAATGACCGCGCTCAATCGGTGGCTGTGCTCTCAGGGGCCTGGGAGCTGTGTGAGCACAGCGATTTCACGGGTCGCTGCGTGTTCATTCGCGGCGATGTGCAGGATCTTGGCTGGTACGGCCTGGACCGGGAACTGACATCGGTGCGCCCGATCTATGAATATACCGAAGCCGAACACGGTCTGATGTTCACGCGGGACCAGTCTGGCTATATCCGTTATGCCGACAATGCGCGCTACGGGTATGATGACTATGCCTACGGGTATGGCGCCAGCACGCGGATCAGCGTCTACCATTACGGCTACTCACCGCACTATCGCAGCTATGGATACTATAATCCGGGCCTTGGTCACGGCCCCTACGGGTTTGGCTGGACGCGCTATGGCGCCAATCCGAATTATGGCCGCCATCATCGCCACTATTCGACCCGGCATCGGCCGCTCAAGGGCCATTACGGCGCCCGCAATGGAGCGGTGACCCTGTACACGGATTCCTATGAACGGGGCGCATCGCTCGGCCTCAACCGGGGGATTTCCGATCTCAGCCGATACCGTTTCAACGACAATATCTCCTCCATCCGAATCCGGACCGGAAAATGGGAAGTGTGCGAGCACGCCAATTATCGTGGCCGGTGCCAGATCATCGATGCCTCGACGGATCGGCTGAACGGTTTCCGCCTGAACGACAATATCTCCTCGATCCGGCCCGTGGGCGATGTGCCTCGGGGTGACCGGGGAGACCGTCCCCGTGATGGACGTCATGACGGAGACCGCGGCCGGGGAGAAGGCCGTGACGGACGCCATGACGGGGATCGGGGGGACCGCCGCGGTCGGCACGTCGATACGGTCACGCGAACTGCGCCAGGCGCACTGGCTGGCGGCCCGGTTGCGCGGGACCCTGTCCAGCAACGCCGTCCGCATGCCGCGCCGGGACGCCCTCAGCGGGTCGATCTGAATCGCCCGGACCGCGCTCAGTCGAATGTGCGGACGGTGACCCCAAACCGGACACAGGCCCCGCGCCCGCAAGTGCGCGAAGTGAAACCGGTTGAAACGCCGAGAACACTTCCGCATCAGCAACGGCGTCCGATGAGCCGTCCCCGGACACCCGAACGCGTCGATATGGGAAGCCGCCCCAAGGCGCTGAACACGTCGCGGCCGCAGACCCGCCAGCCGGTACGGGCACGCCCGCAGGAAACCCGTCCGCAGCGTGATACGCGACCACAGAGACAGGCTCGCCCGGCCCAGCCCGTGCGCCAGAAGGCGGTGCCCACGCCGCAGCCGCGTCCACGGGCACGGCCCCAGGTCCAGCGCCAGCCACAGCGCGCCGCACCTCAGCCGCGTCCGCAACCGCGTGCACAGCCTCAGCCACGTCCGCAGCAGCGGTCAAACAACATGCCGAAAGCCTTGCGCAATCGCGGCGGTGGCGAGGTTCACAAGAACTAG
- the rimM gene encoding ribosome maturation factor RimM (Essential for efficient processing of 16S rRNA): MSKTSNPDRLIVVGVIKGAHGVRGDVRVKSFTADPDAVFTYGALLDEAGKPVLTPRSARPGKDHFIVRPAEQKQKEDWDGLRGTLLHVPRAQLPAPEKDEFYIEDLVGLSVFSGGNVPAGTVKAVQNFGADDLLEVRLAAGGETVLVPFTLADVPTVDLAAGRIVIPTLEDWAAPAEDGDRPD, translated from the coding sequence ATGAGCAAGACTTCCAATCCTGACCGGCTGATCGTTGTGGGCGTCATCAAGGGCGCGCATGGCGTGCGCGGTGATGTGCGCGTGAAGAGTTTCACCGCAGACCCGGACGCCGTGTTCACCTATGGCGCCCTGCTGGACGAGGCCGGAAAGCCCGTGCTGACGCCCCGTTCGGCGCGGCCCGGCAAGGATCATTTCATTGTCCGCCCGGCAGAGCAGAAACAGAAGGAAGACTGGGACGGTCTGCGCGGCACGCTGCTGCATGTGCCGCGCGCGCAGCTGCCTGCGCCCGAGAAAGATGAATTCTACATTGAAGATCTTGTCGGTCTCAGCGTCTTTTCCGGCGGCAATGTGCCGGCCGGGACGGTGAAGGCCGTGCAGAATTTTGGTGCCGACGACTTGCTGGAAGTGCGTCTTGCGGCCGGTGGTGAAACGGTGCTGGTGCCCTTCACCCTGGCCGATGTGCCGACTGTGGATCTCGCAGCCGGCCGGATTGTGATCCCCACGCTGGAGGACTGGGCCGCCCCGGCAGAAGACGGGGACCGGCCGGATTGA
- a CDS encoding beta/gamma crystallin-related protein gives MAKTRLSRTLPLAALGLVALALPASADRGRYHDASWRGGGQGVILHADAGFHGDGLRIRGAEPDLARLRFNDRASSISIGYGVWELCTDAHFRGRCEIVDASTPRLNAYRLNDNVSSLRPVAHRDRPGRGGWGRRGGDLVLFQDSAQRGHAIEISHDVADLSQYRFNDRASSFLVTGGTWLVCEHANYRGRCEVLQGGAGDLKPIRMNDNISSIRAYDGWR, from the coding sequence ATGGCAAAGACCCGACTGTCCAGAACCCTGCCGCTGGCCGCGCTTGGCCTGGTGGCCCTTGCCCTTCCTGCCAGCGCGGACCGGGGCCGCTACCACGATGCCTCCTGGCGCGGCGGTGGGCAGGGCGTGATCCTTCATGCCGATGCCGGCTTCCATGGCGACGGCCTCCGCATTCGCGGCGCCGAGCCTGACCTGGCCCGCCTGCGCTTCAATGACCGCGCCTCATCCATTTCCATCGGATACGGTGTCTGGGAATTGTGTACGGATGCGCATTTCCGGGGGCGGTGCGAGATCGTTGACGCCTCCACGCCGCGCCTCAATGCCTACCGTCTGAACGACAATGTCTCGTCCCTGCGTCCTGTGGCACATCGCGACCGGCCCGGCCGCGGCGGGTGGGGCCGTCGCGGCGGGGATCTGGTCCTGTTCCAGGATTCGGCCCAACGCGGGCATGCCATCGAGATCAGCCATGATGTGGCCGACCTCAGCCAGTACCGCTTCAATGACCGCGCCAGTTCTTTCCTTGTGACGGGCGGCACCTGGCTGGTTTGCGAGCACGCGAACTATCGCGGCCGCTGTGAAGTGCTGCAGGGCGGGGCAGGCGACCTGAAGCCGATCCGCATGAATGACAACATCTCCTCCATCCGCGCCTATGATGGCTGGCGCTGA
- the rpsP gene encoding 30S ribosomal protein S16 produces the protein MALKIRLARGGSKKRPFYSVVIADARAPRDGRFIEKIGSYDPRLPKDSEARVQIDAEKASEWLRKGAQPTDRVARFLSKIEVDGKPLVSWEHGNNPQKGEPGKKAKERAEEKAQKAADAAEAAAAAEEAPAAEEAPAEEAASE, from the coding sequence ATGGCCCTCAAGATCCGACTCGCCCGTGGCGGGTCCAAGAAACGCCCCTTCTATTCCGTGGTCATCGCAGATGCCCGCGCGCCGCGTGACGGCCGCTTCATCGAGAAGATCGGCTCCTATGATCCGCGCCTGCCGAAGGATTCCGAAGCCCGCGTCCAGATCGATGCCGAGAAGGCTTCCGAATGGCTGCGCAAGGGCGCCCAGCCGACCGACCGCGTCGCCCGCTTCCTGTCGAAGATCGAAGTCGACGGCAAGCCGCTGGTGAGCTGGGAGCATGGCAACAACCCGCAAAAGGGTGAGCCGGGCAAGAAAGCCAAGGAACGTGCCGAAGAGAAAGCCCAGAAAGCGGCTGATGCTGCTGAAGCTGCTGCGGCTGCCGAAGAAGCTCCGGCTGCTGAAGAAGCGCCGGCTGAGGAAGCCGCTTCGGAATAA
- a CDS encoding chorismate mutase, with protein MNVTTESSDTLAQFQLTKLRSSIDNLDAIIIHTLAERFKATQEVGKLKAVHNMPPADKDREARQIDRLRRLAQESGLDPAFAEKLLNFIVAEVIRHHEQIRAHEGDD; from the coding sequence ATGAACGTGACCACTGAATCCAGCGATACGCTCGCCCAGTTCCAGCTGACCAAGCTGCGCTCCAGCATCGACAATCTCGATGCCATCATCATCCACACCCTGGCTGAGCGCTTCAAGGCGACCCAGGAAGTCGGCAAGCTGAAGGCCGTTCACAATATGCCGCCTGCGGACAAGGACCGCGAGGCAAGACAGATCGACCGCCTGCGCCGGCTGGCACAGGAAAGCGGGCTTGATCCGGCCTTTGCCGAAAAGCTCTTGAACTTCATCGTGGCGGAAGTGATCCGCCACCATGAGCAGATTCGCGCCCATGAGGGCGACGACTAG
- the ffh gene encoding signal recognition particle protein, whose product MFDTLSERLGGIFDGLTGRGALSEKDVNAALREIRVALLEADVALPVVKDFIDGVRARAVGEEVIRSVKPGQQVIKIVYDALVDMLGGEEADTTLRIDSPPAVIMMAGLQGSGKTTTTGKLAKRLSEKERKKVLLASLDTRRPAAMEQLAILADQCNENVSALPIIEGQLPADIARRALNAAKISGYDVLILDTAGRTTIDEQMMNEVAEIADIATPSETLLVADALTGQDAVETASRFHARLPLTGLVLTRMDGDGRGGAALSMRAVTGLPIKFMGVGEKLDGLDAFDAKRVAGRILGQGDIVSLVEKAAEQMDAQKAERMAEKLRKGQFDLEDMAEQFRQMQRMGGLGGLMGMLPGARKAKAAMDAANLDDNVLKRQEAIILSMTRAERRKPALLNASRRKRIAAGAGVTVQEVNKVLKMHQQMAGMMKKMRQKGGMKNMMNMAQAAGISPGDLAKMGGGGAGGLPGLGGPSLPPGMDGLLGGKKK is encoded by the coding sequence ATGTTCGACACGCTGAGCGAACGCCTTGGTGGGATATTCGACGGCCTGACCGGCCGCGGCGCACTGTCCGAAAAGGACGTGAATGCCGCGCTGCGCGAAATCCGCGTTGCGCTGCTTGAAGCCGACGTCGCCCTGCCGGTCGTGAAGGATTTCATTGATGGGGTGCGGGCCCGCGCCGTCGGCGAGGAAGTCATCCGCTCGGTGAAGCCGGGCCAGCAGGTCATCAAGATCGTCTATGATGCGCTGGTCGACATGCTCGGCGGAGAAGAGGCCGACACCACCCTGCGCATCGACAGCCCGCCGGCCGTCATCATGATGGCGGGCCTTCAGGGCTCCGGCAAGACGACCACGACGGGCAAGCTGGCCAAACGCCTGTCGGAGAAAGAGCGCAAGAAGGTTCTGCTCGCCTCGCTCGACACACGCCGCCCGGCCGCCATGGAACAGCTGGCCATTCTGGCAGACCAGTGCAACGAGAATGTCAGCGCGCTGCCGATCATTGAAGGCCAGTTGCCGGCGGATATTGCCCGCCGCGCCCTGAACGCCGCGAAGATTTCCGGCTATGACGTCCTCATCCTCGATACGGCCGGCCGCACGACGATCGACGAGCAGATGATGAATGAGGTGGCGGAGATCGCGGACATCGCGACCCCGTCCGAGACATTGCTGGTGGCCGATGCCCTGACCGGTCAGGATGCGGTCGAAACCGCCAGCCGGTTCCATGCGCGCCTGCCTCTGACAGGACTTGTCCTGACGCGGATGGATGGTGATGGCCGTGGCGGCGCCGCGCTTTCGATGCGCGCGGTCACTGGCCTGCCGATCAAGTTCATGGGCGTCGGCGAAAAGCTGGACGGGCTCGATGCGTTTGATGCCAAGCGTGTTGCAGGTCGCATTCTGGGGCAGGGGGACATTGTCTCCCTGGTCGAGAAGGCCGCCGAGCAGATGGACGCCCAGAAGGCCGAACGCATGGCGGAGAAACTCCGCAAGGGTCAGTTCGACCTCGAAGACATGGCCGAACAGTTCCGCCAGATGCAGCGCATGGGCGGCCTTGGCGGCCTGATGGGCATGCTGCCGGGCGCTCGGAAGGCGAAGGCCGCGATGGACGCCGCCAATCTCGACGACAATGTGCTGAAGCGCCAGGAAGCGATCATCCTGTCCATGACCCGCGCAGAACGCCGCAAGCCGGCCCTGCTGAACGCCTCGCGCCGCAAGCGGATTGCTGCCGGTGCCGGCGTCACCGTGCAGGAAGTCAACAAGGTGCTGAAGATGCACCAACAGATGGCCGGCATGATGAAGAAGATGCGCCAGAAGGGCGGCATGAAGAACATGATGAACATGGCGCAGGCTGCCGGCATCTCGCCGGGCGACCTCGCCAAGATGGGCGGCGGCGGCGCAGGCGGCCTGCCCGGCCTCGGCGGGCCTTCTCTTCCGCCCGGCATGGATGGTCTCCTTGGAGGCAAGAAGAAATGA
- a CDS encoding GNAT family protein, translating into MIHVMNLADPAPENDVVRLDTLTAAHKPIVLADSLAESMWKWMPVMPTGTSLEAYMDYSLEMQETGTFYPFFVVDKATGEFAGLAAFERVSRTHRRLEIGFVWHPEKYRGTAIVPATQLALLTRAQEARFRRISYFVPEQNERAVRAFTRMGAQREGLIRNYMRTAGGSWANMVVLSLVGDEIKAAIALLRDRVRALQHA; encoded by the coding sequence ATGATCCATGTTATGAACCTCGCCGATCCGGCTCCTGAAAATGATGTGGTTCGCCTGGACACGCTGACGGCCGCGCACAAGCCGATCGTGCTGGCGGACTCCCTGGCGGAATCCATGTGGAAATGGATGCCCGTGATGCCGACCGGGACCAGCCTGGAAGCCTATATGGATTACAGTCTGGAGATGCAGGAGACCGGCACGTTCTATCCATTCTTCGTGGTAGACAAGGCAACGGGGGAATTCGCCGGCCTGGCAGCGTTCGAACGGGTTTCGCGCACGCACCGGCGCCTGGAAATCGGATTTGTCTGGCATCCGGAGAAGTATCGCGGCACGGCCATCGTGCCGGCCACCCAGCTGGCGCTGCTGACGCGGGCACAGGAGGCGCGGTTCCGCCGGATTTCCTATTTTGTGCCGGAGCAGAATGAACGTGCCGTCCGCGCCTTTACGCGAATGGGCGCCCAGCGTGAGGGTCTGATCCGCAATTACATGCGCACGGCAGGCGGCAGCTGGGCCAATATGGTCGTGCTCAGCCTGGTCGGCGACGAGATCAAGGCCGCCATCGCCCTGTTGCGGGATCGTGTGCGCGCGCTGCAGCACGCTTGA
- a CDS encoding prolyl oligopeptidase family serine peptidase yields MRKFLAPLGFLALAACGTQTPVETPLADTIPSSQASDAAAQDPYLWLEDVEGEAALTWVRAQNERSLAELQADPNYAAFEAAATEALTSSERIPYGSIRDGMVYNFWQDDTHVRGLWRRTPLESYASDAPEWETILDFDKLAEEEDRNWVFKGADCFRPKGSDLPYKCMLSLSNGGKDAVIRREFDLSTKQFVEDGFVTLEAKQGGAWAGPDTLLIATDWGEGTLTNSGYPFIVKRWQRGTPLERAEELIRGDVDDVGVWPMSLELEDGRVLQGAVQADTFFTSRYWWFPEEGGDPVQIPVPAKASLNGVYKGQLLVSLQEDWAPEGQDGAFKSGDLVSFELDEFLQTKALPPVSLVFHPSETQALEGVSVAKGAVMLGVSDTAVGKVMRAELSEAGWTRAMVDMPGTGQANIAFASEEEDTVFLNYEDFLTPDSLLSYSVTSGEVTTLKSLPPKFDATGLRVTQHFAVSKDGTRVPYFLVSKEDVPMDGTTPTLLYGYGGFQVSMNPSYSPVAGRLWLEKGGAYVLANIRGGGEFGPGWHQAGLKLNRQRVYDDFISVGEDLVARGVTSPEHLGIMGGSNGGLLMGVMLNQRPDLWNAVVVQVPLLDMMRYHLLLAGASWVDEYGSPEVPEERAFLETISPYQNFDASKPYPVPFFVTSTKDDRVHPGHARKMAAKFEAAGLPFYYYENIDGGHSAAANQTERAKRSALEFTYLTRRLMADDQE; encoded by the coding sequence ATGCGCAAATTTCTGGCCCCGCTCGGCTTTCTGGCCCTGGCCGCCTGTGGAACCCAAACCCCCGTGGAGACCCCCTTGGCAGACACGATTCCCTCATCGCAAGCATCTGATGCCGCCGCTCAGGATCCGTATCTCTGGCTCGAGGATGTGGAAGGTGAGGCCGCGCTGACCTGGGTCCGCGCCCAGAATGAGCGGTCGCTGGCCGAATTGCAGGCCGACCCGAACTATGCTGCGTTTGAAGCGGCGGCCACCGAAGCGCTGACCTCGTCCGAGCGCATTCCCTATGGTTCGATCCGGGACGGCATGGTCTACAATTTCTGGCAGGATGACACGCATGTGCGCGGCCTGTGGCGTCGCACGCCGCTGGAAAGCTATGCCAGCGATGCGCCGGAATGGGAGACCATTCTCGACTTCGACAAGCTCGCCGAGGAAGAAGACCGGAACTGGGTCTTCAAGGGTGCAGATTGTTTCCGCCCGAAAGGCTCCGACCTGCCCTACAAATGCATGCTGTCCCTGTCGAATGGCGGCAAGGATGCCGTGATCCGGCGCGAATTCGACCTGTCGACGAAACAGTTTGTGGAAGACGGCTTTGTCACGCTGGAGGCAAAACAGGGCGGCGCCTGGGCCGGGCCGGACACTTTGTTGATCGCCACCGATTGGGGCGAAGGCACACTGACAAACTCGGGATACCCCTTCATCGTCAAACGCTGGCAGCGCGGCACGCCGCTGGAGAGGGCCGAAGAACTGATCCGCGGCGATGTGGATGATGTCGGCGTGTGGCCCATGTCGCTGGAGCTGGAGGATGGCCGCGTCCTGCAGGGCGCGGTGCAGGCCGATACGTTCTTCACGTCCCGTTATTGGTGGTTCCCGGAAGAGGGCGGCGACCCAGTACAGATTCCGGTTCCGGCAAAGGCCTCGCTGAATGGTGTCTACAAGGGCCAGCTGCTGGTGTCGCTGCAGGAGGATTGGGCGCCCGAAGGGCAGGACGGCGCTTTCAAGTCCGGTGATCTCGTCTCGTTTGAGCTTGATGAATTCCTTCAGACCAAGGCGCTGCCGCCGGTCTCGCTGGTCTTCCACCCTTCCGAGACCCAGGCCCTGGAAGGGGTTTCCGTCGCCAAGGGCGCGGTCATGCTGGGCGTCAGCGACACGGCGGTCGGCAAGGTGATGCGCGCCGAGCTGTCCGAAGCCGGCTGGACACGCGCCATGGTCGACATGCCGGGCACAGGTCAGGCGAACATTGCTTTTGCCAGCGAAGAGGAAGACACGGTGTTCCTGAATTATGAGGATTTCCTGACGCCGGATTCCCTCCTCTCCTATTCCGTCACCTCCGGCGAGGTGACGACGCTGAAGAGCCTACCGCCGAAATTCGATGCTACTGGCCTGAGAGTGACGCAGCATTTTGCGGTGTCGAAAGACGGAACCCGGGTGCCGTACTTCCTGGTCAGCAAGGAAGACGTGCCGATGGACGGCACAACGCCGACCTTGCTGTATGGCTATGGCGGCTTTCAGGTGTCCATGAACCCGTCCTACAGCCCGGTTGCCGGTCGGCTCTGGCTCGAGAAGGGCGGCGCATATGTTCTGGCCAATATCAGGGGCGGCGGTGAATTCGGCCCTGGCTGGCACCAGGCTGGTCTGAAACTGAACCGTCAGCGCGTCTATGACGATTTCATTTCCGTCGGAGAAGATCTTGTTGCGCGCGGTGTCACCTCGCCGGAACATCTCGGCATCATGGGCGGCTCGAATGGTGGCCTGTTGATGGGCGTCATGCTGAACCAGCGCCCGGACCTCTGGAATGCCGTTGTCGTGCAGGTGCCGCTGCTGGACATGATGCGCTATCACCTGCTTCTGGCGGGTGCATCCTGGGTTGACGAGTACGGCTCCCCGGAAGTGCCGGAAGAGCGCGCCTTCCTTGAAACGATTTCGCCTTATCAGAATTTCGATGCTTCAAAGCCGTATCCGGTTCCGTTCTTCGTCACATCGACAAAGGATGACCGGGTGCATCCCGGGCATGCCCGCAAGATGGCGGCGAAGTTCGAGGCGGCCGGCCTTCCTTTCTATTATTATGAGAACATTGATGGTGGCCATTCGGCCGCAGCGAACCAGACCGAGCGCGCCAAACGTTCGGCCCTGGAGTTCACCTATCTGACCCGTCGGCTGATGGCTGACGATCAGGAATAA
- a CDS encoding AGE family epimerase/isomerase, protein MSTSALRRRAKEARHWLFEACFPLWSERGVGEAGLFREALSLDHAPLGEDTTRVRVQARQTFVFAQALLLGWRPELAGDLVEQGVRTLSGAARRADGLTGRTLHTDGSGLADDTPDLYDLAFTLYALAVSSEAMEDGSGPIASARALLDALDRRMKDLTNGGYAEVLPVPDRRSQNPHMHLLEACLALHRVDPEGGHLARAGELVALFHERFTAGPGGLLGEFFAPDWSEGAGDAARIVEPGHQFEWVWLLDAYARAAGEAVAPIAGRLYTYASGTLDADGRALLETTRDGLPHDAGRRSWSQSEALKAHLVMLEMTGDEAIAAAACRSFDVLMDEHLTPEGGWIEQYDGDGHIVSATMPASTGYHVALAFSELIRVMDA, encoded by the coding sequence ATGTCGACATCGGCATTGCGGCGGCGAGCCAAGGAGGCTCGGCACTGGCTGTTTGAAGCTTGTTTCCCTCTCTGGAGCGAACGCGGAGTCGGCGAGGCTGGCCTGTTTCGTGAAGCCCTGTCACTGGACCACGCGCCGCTCGGCGAGGACACGACCCGGGTGCGCGTTCAGGCGCGCCAGACCTTTGTCTTCGCGCAGGCCCTATTGCTGGGCTGGAGGCCGGAGCTCGCCGGCGATCTTGTGGAACAGGGCGTGCGCACCCTGAGCGGCGCAGCGCGGCGCGCGGATGGCCTGACCGGCCGCACCCTGCACACTGATGGCAGCGGCCTCGCCGATGACACGCCGGATCTCTACGACCTGGCCTTCACCCTCTACGCTCTCGCAGTGTCCAGCGAGGCGATGGAGGATGGCAGCGGCCCGATCGCGTCGGCACGCGCCCTGCTGGATGCCCTCGACCGGCGCATGAAAGACCTCACAAATGGAGGATATGCGGAAGTCCTGCCCGTGCCGGACCGGCGCAGCCAGAACCCGCACATGCATCTTCTGGAAGCATGCCTGGCCCTGCACAGGGTTGACCCGGAAGGCGGGCATCTCGCGCGCGCGGGCGAGCTGGTCGCCCTGTTCCACGAACGGTTCACGGCTGGCCCCGGCGGCCTGCTCGGCGAATTCTTCGCTCCAGACTGGAGTGAAGGCGCGGGGGATGCGGCGCGCATTGTCGAGCCCGGCCACCAATTTGAATGGGTCTGGCTTCTGGATGCCTATGCCCGCGCAGCCGGTGAAGCCGTCGCCCCCATTGCGGGGCGGCTCTACACCTATGCGTCCGGCACGCTGGATGCGGATGGTCGCGCGCTGCTGGAAACCACGCGGGACGGCCTGCCCCATGATGCAGGACGGCGCAGCTGGTCCCAGTCCGAAGCTCTGAAGGCGCACCTGGTCATGCTGGAAATGACCGGAGACGAGGCGATTGCAGCCGCCGCCTGCCGCAGCTTCGATGTGCTAATGGACGAACACCTGACGCCGGAGGGCGGATGGATCGAGCAATATGATGGCGATGGCCATATTGTTTCGGCCACCATGCCCGCCTCGACGGGCTATCACGTCGCATTGGCCTTTTCCGAGCTTATCCGCGTGATGGATGCTTGA